The following proteins are co-located in the Trichormus variabilis 0441 genome:
- the psbA gene encoding photosystem II q(b) protein, with protein sequence MTATLQQRKSANVWEQFCEWITSTNNRLYIGWFGVLMIPTLLAATTCFIIAFIAAPPVDIDGIREPVAGSLIYGNNIISGAVVPSSNAIGLHFYPIWEAASLDEWLYNGGPYQLVIFHFLTGVFCYLGREWELSYRLGMRPWICLAFSAPVAAATAVFLIYPIGQGSFSDGMPLGISGTFNFMIVFQAEHNILMHPFHMLGVAGVFGGSLFSAMHGSLVTSSLVRETTENESQNYGYKFGQEEETYNIVAAHGYFGRLIFQYASFNNSRQLHFFLAAWPVIGIWFTALGVSTMAFNLNGFNFNQSIIDSQGRVINTWADIINRANLGMEVMHERNAHNFPLDLAAGEVAPVALTAPAING encoded by the coding sequence ATGACCGCAACCTTACAACAGCGCAAAAGCGCCAACGTATGGGAACAGTTCTGCGAGTGGATTACCAGCACCAACAACCGCTTATACATCGGTTGGTTCGGCGTACTAATGATCCCCACCTTGCTAGCTGCAACCACCTGCTTCATCATCGCCTTCATCGCTGCACCTCCAGTAGACATCGACGGCATCCGTGAACCAGTAGCAGGTTCCTTAATCTACGGAAACAACATCATCTCCGGTGCAGTTGTTCCCTCCTCCAACGCCATCGGTTTGCACTTCTACCCAATTTGGGAAGCAGCATCTCTTGACGAGTGGTTGTACAACGGTGGTCCTTACCAATTGGTAATCTTCCACTTCTTGACCGGCGTATTCTGCTACCTCGGTCGTGAATGGGAACTATCCTACCGCTTAGGAATGCGTCCTTGGATCTGCCTAGCATTCTCCGCTCCCGTAGCAGCAGCAACAGCAGTATTCTTGATCTACCCAATCGGACAAGGTTCCTTCTCTGACGGTATGCCCTTGGGTATCTCCGGCACCTTCAACTTCATGATCGTGTTCCAAGCAGAACACAACATCTTGATGCACCCCTTCCACATGTTGGGAGTAGCAGGTGTATTCGGTGGTAGCTTGTTCTCCGCAATGCACGGTTCCTTGGTAACTTCCTCCTTAGTTCGTGAAACAACCGAAAACGAATCACAAAACTACGGTTACAAATTCGGTCAAGAAGAAGAAACCTACAACATCGTTGCAGCACACGGCTACTTCGGTCGCTTGATCTTCCAATACGCTTCCTTCAACAACAGCCGTCAATTGCACTTCTTCCTAGCTGCATGGCCTGTAATCGGTATTTGGTTTACCGCGTTGGGTGTAAGCACAATGGCGTTCAACTTGAACGGTTTCAACTTCAACCAATCCATCATCGACTCACAAGGTCGTGTGATCAATACCTGGGCTGACATCATCAACCGCGCTAACTTGGGTATGGAAGTAATGCACGAGCGTAACGCTCACAACTTCCCCTTAGACTTAGCTGCTGGTGAAGTTGCTCCTGTTGCTTTAACCGCTCCTGCTATCAACGGTTAA
- the fni gene encoding type 2 isopentenyl-diphosphate Delta-isomerase, translated as MNSPATSNSAQTQSRKADHIRICLEEDVQFRATTNGLERYRFNHSCLPEIDRNDIDLSATFLGKKLNAPLLISSMTGGTEQAGIINQRLARLAQDYKFAMGVGSQRVALEKPQVADTFAIRKYAPDVLLFANVGAVQLNYKYGLDECLRIIDMLEADALILHINPLQECIQPKGDVNFQGLLDKISELCEELSVPVIAKEVGNGISGAMAKKLIAAGVQVIDVAGAGGTSWAKVEGERAENSMQRRLGRTFADWGIPTAECITSVRAIAPHIPLIASGGLRDGLDIAKAIALGADIAGLAMPFLQAAVESEAALQELAEVLIAEITTVLFCTGNATLHQLKHSGSLQRLQ; from the coding sequence GTGAACTCACCTGCTACCAGCAATTCTGCTCAAACTCAATCGCGCAAAGCAGACCATATCCGCATCTGCTTAGAAGAAGATGTACAATTCCGCGCCACTACCAACGGACTAGAGCGTTATCGCTTCAACCATTCTTGCTTACCAGAAATAGATCGCAACGATATTGATCTGAGCGCAACTTTTTTAGGTAAAAAGCTGAATGCACCTTTGTTAATCTCCTCCATGACTGGAGGAACCGAACAAGCGGGAATTATTAACCAGCGTTTAGCCCGACTTGCCCAAGACTATAAATTTGCAATGGGTGTCGGTTCCCAAAGGGTAGCGTTGGAAAAACCACAAGTAGCCGACACTTTCGCCATCCGCAAGTATGCGCCTGATGTGCTGCTATTCGCTAATGTAGGTGCGGTGCAACTTAACTATAAGTATGGTTTAGACGAATGTCTGCGTATCATCGATATGCTAGAGGCGGATGCTTTGATTTTGCATATCAATCCCTTGCAAGAGTGCATTCAGCCCAAGGGTGATGTGAATTTTCAAGGATTGCTTGACAAGATATCGGAGTTATGCGAAGAGTTGTCAGTACCAGTAATTGCAAAGGAAGTGGGCAATGGTATTTCCGGCGCAATGGCTAAAAAGTTGATCGCTGCGGGAGTACAAGTAATTGATGTGGCTGGCGCGGGTGGTACTTCCTGGGCAAAGGTAGAAGGAGAAAGGGCGGAGAATTCTATGCAAAGGCGTTTAGGTAGAACCTTTGCAGATTGGGGAATACCCACAGCAGAGTGTATTACTAGTGTGAGAGCGATCGCCCCCCACATTCCCTTAATTGCCTCCGGCGGTTTGCGTGATGGGCTTGATATAGCCAAAGCGATCGCTTTAGGTGCAGATATCGCCGGTTTAGCCATGCCTTTTCTGCAAGCTGCGGTAGAGTCGGAAGCCGCTCTACAGGAATTAGCTGAGGTATTAATTGCAGAAATCACCACAGTATTATTTTGCACTGGCAACGCTACTTTACATCAGTTAAAACACTCTGGCAGTTTACAGCGCCTACAATAA